From Chryseobacterium shandongense, the proteins below share one genomic window:
- a CDS encoding S8 family serine peptidase yields MKNTTILFLISPLLSLSLNGQSLENRLKIANYSNTAANAALQKQFITDKIDRNLRLSRYLIKKPGFPKKINLPNHGVRELIDVLPNGELIYAQTDNAGAALTARANKLYNGGTLGLNIQGQNMIAGVWDGGSAKTTHQEFMVGGNSKLTNMDGASNIDHATHVTGTICAQGILSNAKGIAFNASVLNYDWNDDLSEMLSQASTGLLTSNHSYGFGALSNIWFFGAYDSRAQTFDEICYNNPYYLPVVSAGNSRNDNTAPASTQLGNKGGYDMIFGHGNAKNAMTVAAVNEVPNYIDEFSVTMSSFSSWGPSDDGRIKPDISMKGVNVRSTLSTSNTATGVLSGTSMASPGITGTVLLLQQYYNQLYSNYMKSATVKGLILHTADEAGNWPGPDYEYGWGLVNAEKAAIAIRDKNSITSNKSIIDELTLNTGATYTKTVIASGSVPLKISISWTDPKSSTINTGTVDPTTKYLVNDLDIKVTKDANTYYPWKMQGMSLPFEAATNTTTNDVDNFERVDINNPSGTYTITVTHKGALSSGSQNFSLIATAASLSSLGVGEINQKEVTEFYPNPARDYIFINEIESNLTVKVYDVSGKMVLNELTVNNRLDVSSLTKGNYVATYVTKKGIKKNFKFIKE; encoded by the coding sequence ATGAAAAATACCACAATCTTGTTCCTAATTTCTCCATTACTATCTTTATCATTAAACGGTCAAAGCCTAGAGAACCGACTAAAAATTGCTAATTACTCTAATACTGCCGCTAATGCAGCCCTACAGAAACAATTTATTACTGACAAAATCGATCGTAATTTAAGATTATCAAGATATTTAATCAAAAAACCCGGATTTCCAAAGAAAATAAATTTACCAAATCATGGAGTCCGGGAGCTTATTGATGTATTGCCAAACGGGGAATTAATTTATGCACAGACGGATAATGCGGGGGCTGCTCTTACAGCAAGGGCTAACAAACTTTATAACGGAGGCACCCTGGGTCTGAATATACAAGGACAAAATATGATTGCCGGTGTTTGGGATGGCGGAAGCGCCAAGACTACTCATCAGGAATTTATGGTAGGCGGAAACTCTAAGCTTACAAATATGGATGGAGCAAGCAATATAGATCACGCTACCCATGTTACGGGAACCATCTGTGCACAAGGAATTCTTTCTAATGCAAAGGGTATTGCTTTTAATGCATCGGTACTTAATTATGACTGGAACGATGATTTATCTGAAATGCTTTCGCAGGCATCCACAGGATTGTTAACCTCCAATCATTCCTATGGTTTTGGTGCATTGAGTAATATCTGGTTTTTCGGAGCATACGATTCCAGGGCGCAGACATTTGATGAAATCTGCTATAATAATCCCTATTATTTACCCGTTGTTTCAGCAGGAAACAGCAGAAACGACAATACCGCTCCGGCATCTACACAGCTTGGAAACAAAGGCGGATATGACATGATTTTCGGCCATGGTAATGCCAAAAATGCAATGACAGTAGCCGCTGTGAATGAAGTTCCTAACTACATCGATGAGTTCAGTGTAACGATGTCGTCTTTCAGCAGTTGGGGACCATCGGATGACGGCAGAATAAAACCGGATATCTCCATGAAGGGTGTTAATGTACGATCGACATTAAGCACCTCTAATACAGCAACCGGGGTTTTGTCCGGAACATCCATGGCTTCCCCCGGAATAACAGGAACTGTATTATTATTGCAACAATATTACAATCAGCTTTATTCTAACTATATGAAATCTGCTACTGTAAAAGGGCTGATCTTACATACTGCAGATGAAGCAGGAAATTGGCCTGGTCCGGATTATGAATATGGATGGGGGCTGGTAAATGCAGAAAAGGCTGCCATTGCCATACGGGACAAAAATTCAATCACATCTAATAAAAGTATCATTGATGAGCTTACTCTAAATACTGGTGCAACTTATACTAAAACAGTTATTGCAAGCGGTAGTGTCCCCTTAAAAATTTCTATCTCGTGGACAGATCCTAAATCTTCAACTATTAATACAGGTACAGTGGATCCCACTACAAAATATCTGGTTAATGATTTAGATATAAAAGTTACTAAAGATGCCAATACCTATTATCCTTGGAAAATGCAGGGGATGTCTTTACCATTTGAGGCTGCAACTAATACTACTACTAATGATGTGGATAATTTTGAAAGAGTAGATATCAATAATCCCTCTGGAACATATACTATAACTGTAACTCATAAAGGAGCTCTTTCCAGTGGCAGTCAAAACTTTTCTCTAATCGCAACAGCGGCTTCACTCAGTTCTTTAGGTGTTGGGGAAATTAATCAAAAAGAAGTAACTGAATTTTATCCTAATCCTGCACGTGACTACATTTTCATTAATGAAATTGAAAGCAATCTAACAGTAAAGGTTTATGATGTTTCGGGAAAAATGGTTTTGAATGAATTAACGGTAAACAATAGACTTGACGTAAGCAGCTTAACAAAAGGAAATTACGTTGCAACTTACGTAACTAAGAAAGGAATAAAGAAAAACTTTAAATTTATTAAAGAGTAA
- a CDS encoding TonB-dependent receptor, producing the protein MFNAIGSDSAGNRPWILQDNINGGIRNQFTEISIAANANVSYKITDYLTIGNRTGIDYKEFERIFARAANGYLSLVVAAGQGAQYGGFEQFNTTKDLTFNSVTNATFNKQFGDHSVTVSAYLDYLKVHWANNAQVQNGLNPLNWAFGAGTGYIPFNPATPNIYRPTVSAQKVIAGTLAYFATLEYDYQNKYGLDAVVRRDGSYRFSSENKWETFWSVGVRWNIDKEAFMENSGFEMLKLRASLGTSGNQNAVAPTNNINPLILSPISYLDVYSSNTGYQNLPGFGLGSLGNTALKWEQVKQSNIGLDFNYKGVLTGSVDYYQKRTSRLYNPINISGVTGTYTLDPGNNGILDNKGIEGLLRYNAIKKDNFKLSVFANVAYNSNKIVSMDKENLTTDVVDAVGGPANQFQLYPYVGVDPADGEQLFLDINGNITKSPTANDRRLTGKSPNAKFTGGFGFNADYKGFFLDTLFSFQQGGYIYDNLYSWVMDPFYAGNNINVSADLLNSWTPTNTGSNLPSLSANNAGLEGSSDRFLFKSDFIRLKNISLGYNFTKSQLGNLPVRSIKLFVQAENIYTWSNWKGFDPEPVTTYSLNVFPNPKTVSVGANIDF; encoded by the coding sequence TTGTTTAATGCTATTGGTAGTGATAGCGCAGGAAATCGTCCCTGGATTCTTCAGGATAATATCAATGGAGGTATAAGAAATCAATTTACAGAAATTAGTATAGCAGCTAATGCCAATGTAAGTTATAAAATTACTGATTATTTAACGATTGGTAATAGAACGGGTATTGACTATAAGGAGTTTGAAAGAATTTTTGCAAGGGCTGCAAATGGTTACCTGTCTTTAGTTGTAGCGGCGGGTCAAGGCGCTCAGTATGGTGGTTTTGAACAGTTTAATACAACAAAAGATTTAACTTTTAATTCTGTAACCAATGCTACTTTTAATAAGCAATTTGGAGATCATAGTGTTACTGTTTCTGCTTACTTAGATTATCTGAAAGTACATTGGGCCAACAATGCTCAAGTACAAAATGGATTAAATCCTCTTAATTGGGCCTTTGGCGCAGGTACAGGGTATATACCATTTAATCCGGCTACACCGAATATTTACAGACCTACTGTTTCAGCCCAAAAAGTTATTGCAGGGACGTTAGCTTATTTTGCTACTTTAGAGTATGATTATCAGAACAAATATGGTTTGGATGCTGTGGTAAGAAGGGATGGTTCATATAGATTTAGTTCGGAAAATAAATGGGAAACATTCTGGTCAGTAGGAGTTAGATGGAATATAGATAAAGAGGCTTTTATGGAAAACTCTGGGTTTGAAATGTTAAAATTAAGAGCATCATTAGGGACTTCTGGTAACCAAAACGCGGTTGCACCAACTAATAACATCAATCCTTTAATTTTATCACCAATTTCATATTTAGATGTGTATAGTAGTAATACTGGTTACCAAAACTTACCTGGATTTGGGTTGGGTAGTTTAGGTAATACCGCATTAAAATGGGAACAGGTAAAACAATCTAATATTGGTTTAGACTTCAATTATAAGGGGGTTTTAACTGGAAGTGTAGATTATTATCAAAAAAGAACATCAAGATTATATAATCCTATAAATATCTCTGGTGTAACTGGTACTTATACGCTTGATCCTGGTAATAATGGTATTTTAGATAATAAAGGTATTGAAGGGCTTTTGAGGTATAATGCTATTAAAAAAGATAACTTCAAACTGTCTGTTTTTGCCAATGTCGCATACAATTCTAACAAAATTGTATCAATGGATAAGGAAAATTTAACTACAGATGTTGTAGATGCAGTTGGTGGTCCTGCAAATCAATTTCAATTGTATCCATATGTAGGAGTAGACCCTGCCGATGGAGAACAATTATTTTTAGATATAAACGGAAATATAACCAAATCTCCAACGGCCAATGACAGAAGATTAACAGGAAAGTCTCCAAATGCTAAATTTACAGGAGGTTTCGGATTTAATGCTGATTATAAAGGATTCTTTTTAGATACTTTATTTTCTTTCCAGCAAGGAGGTTATATCTATGATAACTTGTATTCGTGGGTAATGGATCCTTTCTATGCAGGTAATAACATTAACGTTTCAGCAGATTTATTAAATTCTTGGACTCCTACAAATACAGGATCTAATCTTCCATCTTTGAGCGCTAATAATGCTGGATTAGAAGGCTCGTCTGATAGATTCTTGTTCAAGTCGGATTTTATAAGGCTGAAGAATATTTCGCTTGGATATAACTTTACAAAAAGCCAGTTAGGGAATTTGCCGGTAAGATCAATTAAATTGTTTGTTCAGGCGGAGAATATTTATACCTGGTCTAATTGGAAAGGTTTTGATCCAGAGCCGGTAACCACGTATTCATTGAATGTTTTTCCAAACCCGAAGACTGTATCTGTAGGGGCTAATATTGATTTTTAA
- a CDS encoding SusC/RagA family TonB-linked outer membrane protein: MNVKLKLLSTGVLFFLGNAVLQAQENDTLKSEQKIEEVVVVGYKSVTKREAVISTAKIESEQINNRPNPNLMNIAQGQLAGVNISTGTGQPGSKPQVVIRGFSTITGNSDPLYVIDGFPTNADSFRSLNPNDVETMEVLKDASAIAQYGNRGSNGVIVIKTKGGSFKERTVFNYRSQIGVSTLQKNKYNMSNSKELLTLEKRRGIGKGSTLSDDAIANYGIDTDWLNYFFNPSLLQSHDFGITTGSNNLNSYTNVGYLEQLGILSTTGLKRFTFRTNLNGRTNDNRFTYKVGVAAGLSRNNQASSLGTGGVNQNIVLGAFRGVPHLSPDEYAAGGNISAQLVNTPLFLIDKERTFKSAIDDLRLDITSEANYKITDALTATMRANAQLLTLDGNTYQTPDAFNSVYFAAADQRWLGFETISSSRQFNFNNLWQLDYTKTFGNHKVSVLGAFEYNNFMIKSSSLTQNGLNPKTWVPGTGSGWPGYDPTDPYNIPDVSAGQSRLNLYSYFANVDYDYNRKYGVVANIRRDATSRFSKENRWGTFWSVGARWNINEESFMDNVNWVDILKLRGSYGTTGNQRIENGTVFTSLNPPLYLDIYQVAPTVYNGADGYVLNLGYADLRWETTKQWNVGIDFELFKRRLRGTFDVYEKKGENIFYPWPQSLLTGQSAININSPIDLKNNGIEVQLAYDLIKTSDMTLTLRGNGAMNKERVYGLPQDPLITGEIPQQYSANGQLFQAPYVYHYLGVNQATGNLLFEDANGNATENPTTADLKPLKYGFNPRYQGGFGFDFNYKGVFVNTTFTYVAKFYRYDYDWASIYDPANIGNFNVSADLLNAWTPTNTNTNIPSLAAANTDADGLSDRFLVDASYLRLRNLQVGYTVPQSLLSGTFITGMSITLQAENLFTWSKWKGFDAESPSASDQSRYPTPRTYTLGFDIKF, translated from the coding sequence ATGAATGTTAAACTAAAGTTGCTTAGCACGGGTGTACTTTTCTTCTTAGGAAATGCGGTATTGCAAGCACAGGAAAATGACACTCTGAAAAGTGAACAAAAAATTGAAGAGGTAGTAGTAGTAGGATATAAGTCTGTAACAAAAAGAGAAGCAGTTATTTCTACAGCTAAGATTGAAAGCGAACAAATTAATAACCGACCAAATCCAAACTTAATGAATATTGCTCAAGGGCAATTGGCGGGGGTTAATATTTCCACAGGAACAGGGCAGCCGGGTTCTAAGCCTCAGGTTGTAATTAGAGGATTTAGTACCATCACGGGTAACTCAGATCCTTTATATGTAATTGATGGATTTCCAACAAATGCAGACAGTTTTAGATCTTTAAACCCAAATGATGTGGAAACGATGGAGGTGCTAAAAGATGCATCTGCAATTGCACAGTATGGTAACAGAGGATCCAATGGGGTAATTGTTATCAAAACTAAAGGTGGATCTTTCAAAGAAAGAACGGTATTCAACTATCGTTCTCAGATTGGGGTTTCTACACTTCAAAAGAATAAATATAACATGTCTAACTCCAAGGAGCTTTTGACACTTGAAAAAAGAAGAGGTATCGGAAAAGGTTCTACATTGTCAGACGATGCAATCGCGAATTACGGTATTGATACAGATTGGTTAAACTATTTCTTTAATCCGTCATTATTGCAAAGTCATGATTTTGGGATTACAACAGGAAGCAATAATCTAAACTCTTATACAAATGTTGGCTATTTAGAGCAGTTAGGTATCCTTTCAACAACAGGACTTAAGAGATTTACTTTCAGAACGAATCTAAATGGTAGAACGAATGACAACAGATTTACGTATAAAGTGGGTGTTGCAGCAGGTTTATCAAGAAACAATCAGGCTTCTAGTTTAGGTACTGGTGGAGTAAACCAGAATATTGTTTTAGGAGCTTTCAGAGGGGTGCCTCACCTTTCACCTGACGAGTATGCTGCTGGAGGTAATATTTCTGCACAACTTGTAAATACGCCATTGTTCTTGATTGATAAAGAAAGAACCTTTAAAAGTGCTATTGATGATTTACGTTTAGACATTACTTCTGAAGCAAATTATAAAATTACAGACGCTTTAACGGCTACCATGAGAGCGAATGCTCAATTGTTGACTTTGGATGGTAATACATACCAGACTCCTGATGCGTTTAACTCTGTTTATTTTGCCGCTGCAGATCAAAGATGGTTAGGTTTCGAAACAATTTCTTCTTCAAGACAATTTAACTTCAATAACCTTTGGCAATTAGATTATACAAAAACATTTGGAAATCATAAAGTAAGTGTTTTAGGAGCTTTTGAATACAATAACTTTATGATTAAATCGTCTTCTCTGACGCAAAACGGATTAAACCCTAAAACATGGGTTCCGGGTACAGGATCAGGATGGCCAGGTTATGACCCAACGGACCCATATAATATACCTGATGTAAGCGCGGGACAATCAAGATTGAACTTGTATTCTTATTTTGCTAACGTTGACTATGATTACAATAGAAAATATGGAGTTGTAGCTAACATCAGAAGGGATGCAACCAGCCGTTTCAGTAAGGAAAACAGATGGGGAACTTTCTGGTCAGTAGGGGCAAGATGGAACATTAATGAAGAAAGCTTCATGGATAATGTAAACTGGGTAGATATCTTAAAATTAAGAGGTTCTTATGGTACTACAGGAAACCAGAGAATTGAGAATGGAACTGTTTTCACAAGTTTGAACCCACCGTTATATCTTGACATATATCAAGTGGCTCCAACAGTGTATAATGGAGCTGACGGATATGTATTAAACCTAGGTTATGCAGATCTTCGTTGGGAAACCACAAAACAATGGAATGTTGGTATTGATTTTGAATTGTTTAAGAGAAGACTAAGAGGTACATTTGATGTTTATGAGAAAAAAGGAGAGAACATTTTCTATCCATGGCCTCAGAGTTTATTGACAGGGCAGTCTGCTATTAATATTAACTCACCAATTGACCTGAAAAATAATGGTATTGAAGTTCAGTTAGCTTATGATCTTATCAAAACAAGCGATATGACTTTAACATTAAGAGGGAATGGTGCGATGAATAAAGAAAGAGTGTATGGCTTGCCACAAGATCCACTAATTACAGGAGAGATCCCTCAACAGTATAGTGCAAATGGACAATTATTCCAGGCACCTTATGTGTACCATTACTTAGGAGTAAATCAGGCAACTGGTAACCTTTTATTTGAAGATGCTAATGGTAATGCAACAGAAAATCCTACTACCGCAGATTTAAAACCATTGAAATATGGATTTAATCCAAGATATCAGGGAGGATTTGGATTTGACTTTAACTACAAAGGAGTATTTGTAAATACAACATTCACTTACGTAGCTAAATTCTATAGATATGATTATGACTGGGCGTCTATCTATGATCCGGCAAATATTGGTAACTTCAATGTGAGTGCAGATCTATTAAATGCTTGGACACCAACCAATACGAATACTAATATTCCATCCTTAGCAGCTGCTAATACAGATGCAGATGGTCTTTCAGACAGATTCTTAGTTGATGCTTCATATTTAAGATTAAGAAACCTACAAGTAGGATATACGGTGCCTCAATCGTTGTTAAGCGGTACTTTTATTACAGGAATGTCTATTACATTACAAGCTGAAAACTTATTTACTTGGTCTAAATGGAAAGGTTTTGATGCAGAAAGTCCAAGTGCATCAGATCAAAGCCGATATCCAACGCCAAGAACTTATACTCTAGGATTTGATATTAAATTCTAA
- a CDS encoding RagB/SusD family nutrient uptake outer membrane protein — protein MKKILYIAIAVFGLTTTSCSEDLMETYAPGALTEEVALQTVDDVQLLLNTVYAGLTSRTQSEFVSIFTDEVGIGFANGGQGVNDDYVFFLTPQSTGPAAIWANNYVTLARINRVLLNVDKIVPADATEKARLDKIKAEALTLRAYCHLTILSYFTTNMKDTSALAGILSNKIFVADDNDYPRNTNGEFYSLIQSDLTNAITLYNSLPPAQSLFSNIYASKVLAQGLKARAYAYAGDYTNAETWADTVINTSGLSLSTYANYPSVFLTESNPTSVEVIFKLKRTTAQNAQASNLHNAWYNGNPTTAGAPYYEISRALFNKLATNDTRYRTMVSPVSVIDPNYASSANVRDSDRLLINKHGGTLSGTTTWAQTATNGNNNDIKIMRLAEMYMIKAEARTAAGDLTGAATAVKSLLDRRYNAVQPLPSYANATAAWKGILDERRKEFAFEGYRFIDIKRLGTLANSGIDRDPADYQSATANYPGGNPANLPLTSYKWALPIPASETNVNSAVQQNPGY, from the coding sequence ATGAAAAAAATACTTTACATAGCAATTGCGGTCTTCGGATTAACTACAACATCTTGTAGTGAAGACCTTATGGAGACGTATGCACCAGGTGCATTAACAGAAGAGGTTGCACTTCAAACGGTAGATGATGTTCAATTATTATTGAATACAGTTTATGCAGGTTTAACCAGCAGAACACAATCCGAGTTCGTTTCAATTTTTACAGATGAAGTGGGAATCGGTTTTGCAAATGGAGGACAGGGAGTAAATGATGATTATGTTTTCTTTCTTACTCCGCAATCTACAGGGCCTGCTGCAATCTGGGCCAATAATTATGTTACATTAGCAAGAATTAACCGCGTTTTATTAAATGTTGATAAAATTGTTCCTGCAGATGCTACTGAAAAAGCTAGATTGGATAAAATAAAGGCTGAAGCATTAACGTTAAGAGCATACTGTCACTTAACTATCTTATCATATTTTACAACAAATATGAAAGATACCAGCGCTTTGGCAGGTATCCTTTCTAACAAAATCTTTGTTGCAGATGATAATGATTATCCTAGGAATACAAACGGTGAATTTTATAGTTTAATTCAGAGTGATTTAACAAATGCTATCACTCTATATAACTCTCTGCCACCTGCACAATCCTTGTTCTCTAACATCTATGCAAGCAAAGTTCTTGCTCAAGGTTTGAAAGCTAGAGCTTATGCATATGCCGGAGATTATACAAATGCTGAAACTTGGGCAGATACGGTAATTAATACATCTGGTTTGTCTTTATCAACATATGCAAACTACCCGTCAGTTTTCTTAACAGAAAGTAATCCTACAAGTGTGGAAGTAATTTTCAAATTGAAACGTACGACTGCTCAGAATGCTCAGGCTTCAAACTTACATAATGCTTGGTATAATGGTAATCCTACAACTGCAGGAGCGCCGTATTATGAAATTAGCAGAGCATTGTTCAATAAGCTGGCTACGAACGATACACGTTACAGAACAATGGTGTCTCCTGTTTCAGTAATTGATCCTAATTATGCATCATCTGCTAATGTAAGAGATTCTGACAGACTTCTTATTAACAAGCATGGAGGAACTTTGAGCGGCACTACAACATGGGCTCAAACGGCTACCAATGGTAATAATAATGATATTAAAATCATGCGTTTAGCAGAAATGTATATGATTAAAGCTGAAGCCAGAACTGCTGCAGGTGATTTAACAGGTGCTGCAACAGCAGTGAAGTCTCTATTAGACAGACGTTACAATGCTGTTCAGCCTCTACCAAGCTATGCCAATGCAACAGCAGCATGGAAAGGTATTCTTGATGAGAGAAGAAAAGAATTCGCATTTGAAGGATACAGATTTATTGATATTAAGAGATTGGGAACATTAGCTAACTCCGGAATTGACAGAGATCCTGCAGATTATCAATCTGCTACGGCTAATTACCCTGGTGGAAATCCTGCGAACTTGCCATTAACAAGTTACAAGTGGGCGTTACCTATTCCTGCATCTGAAACAAATGTAAACAGTGCAGTTCAACAAAATCCTGGATACTAA
- a CDS encoding RagB/SusD family nutrient uptake outer membrane protein, with protein MKKIFKSIIVVYSLLAVSIVSNSCKDAVDIDQPGVIDDEAIFTSVSNLNDFLIGSVYGNLDTNNEIYVGAVISDEVKPGSGSGGQEFQLHRYFLNNSEGLVSGIWLNHYRVINRVNRLLDGASKITPSPSETAQYNSIIAQARAIRAFSYVQLESLFSTDMTNPNALGVILLKDIPETDAQLPRSTNQEVYDFINADLDYARSVLSYSLPTNAAARFYVDKGFVNALSARFNAYRGNYTLAKQYAQDVISNSGLTLTVATPITGGSSGVFTNPTPPATLPVNQTSAWNTAFYGVASSFNPYRNLWNDSSRGEIIFSLNRLATGNGSGIGTRWNTNTSTVSGVPMWFMGRNLFNLINVLGDIRRYAYIDPTSIIDLNYATSTAPINTDKLVIDKYPGKTSAATRNDLKLFRLSEMYFILAEAEVSASNFSVAQSLIQQVRVARNYLGTAATPIYTSAQVAYADILKERRAELALEGHRYIDLKRLAAKAGVTMDRNATDDIITVTNLPNGDYRYTLPIPLDETAANPNCQQNPGY; from the coding sequence ATGAAAAAAATATTTAAAAGTATAATCGTAGTATATTCACTGTTAGCTGTGAGCATCGTTTCTAATAGTTGTAAGGATGCGGTTGACATAGATCAGCCCGGTGTAATTGATGATGAGGCAATATTTACCAGTGTATCAAATTTGAACGATTTCTTAATAGGTTCTGTTTATGGGAATTTAGATACAAATAATGAAATTTATGTAGGTGCTGTAATTTCTGACGAGGTTAAACCAGGAAGTGGTAGTGGGGGACAGGAGTTTCAGTTGCATCGGTATTTTTTGAATAATTCGGAAGGTCTTGTTTCTGGAATTTGGCTGAATCATTATAGAGTTATAAATAGAGTGAATAGGCTTCTGGATGGAGCAAGTAAAATCACTCCGTCTCCATCAGAAACTGCACAATATAACAGTATCATTGCTCAAGCTAGGGCTATAAGAGCATTTTCTTATGTTCAATTAGAGTCACTTTTCTCAACGGATATGACAAACCCAAATGCGTTAGGTGTTATATTATTAAAAGATATCCCGGAGACAGATGCTCAATTGCCCAGATCAACAAACCAAGAGGTATATGATTTTATCAATGCCGATTTAGATTATGCAAGAAGCGTCCTATCGTATTCATTACCAACAAATGCAGCTGCTAGATTTTATGTAGATAAAGGTTTTGTAAACGCTCTTTCGGCGAGGTTTAATGCTTATAGAGGTAATTATACTTTGGCTAAGCAATATGCTCAGGATGTAATTTCTAATTCAGGATTAACATTAACGGTTGCTACTCCTATTACTGGAGGTAGTTCTGGGGTATTTACCAATCCAACACCACCAGCTACTTTGCCAGTTAATCAAACTTCAGCTTGGAACACGGCATTTTATGGAGTTGCATCTTCATTTAATCCTTATAGAAACCTATGGAATGATTCATCTAGAGGAGAAATCATATTTTCTTTAAATAGGCTAGCAACAGGCAATGGAAGTGGTATTGGTACAAGATGGAATACAAATACTTCTACAGTTTCCGGAGTCCCAATGTGGTTTATGGGAAGAAATTTGTTTAACTTAATAAATGTGTTGGGTGACATTAGAAGATACGCTTATATTGATCCGACATCAATTATTGATCTTAATTATGCTACAAGTACAGCTCCAATTAATACTGATAAGTTGGTTATTGATAAATATCCTGGAAAAACAAGTGCTGCAACAAGAAATGACTTAAAATTATTCAGATTATCCGAGATGTATTTTATCTTAGCGGAAGCGGAAGTGTCGGCTAGTAATTTCTCTGTTGCTCAATCACTTATTCAGCAAGTTAGAGTCGCAAGGAATTATTTAGGTACAGCAGCAACACCTATTTATACAAGTGCTCAAGTCGCCTACGCAGATATCTTAAAGGAACGTAGAGCAGAGTTGGCTTTGGAAGGTCATCGCTATATTGATCTTAAACGTCTTGCGGCCAAGGCTGGAGTAACAATGGATAGAAATGCTACTGATGATATTATTACAGTGACAAACTTGCCTAATGGGGATTATAGATATACATTACCTATCCCTTTAGATGAAACTGCAGCAAATCCCAATTGTCAACAAAACCCAGGCTACTAA
- a CDS encoding TonB-dependent receptor plug domain-containing protein, translating into MNVKLRVLSAGVLFFVGGQIVLAQKVKNDTVPKEKKIEEVVILGYSKTATKASSTVSSVTVGSETIENRPNISVLNSIQGTAPGIVANSNSGSPGSGKFNILIRGISSLNGSTDPLYVVDGLITSASQFRNLNPADIDTFTILKDAQATSIYGNRAASGVVVITTKGGKYNSALKISYDALTSFSTYPKTDYNMSNGKQLLTIQNQYGGGFGSTLTQQQIDNWTTDTDWSKQFMRTGISQQHNLGLSLGEKALIIIHR; encoded by the coding sequence ATGAATGTGAAATTACGAGTATTAAGCGCCGGAGTTTTGTTCTTTGTGGGGGGGCAGATAGTTTTAGCGCAAAAGGTAAAAAATGATACTGTTCCTAAGGAAAAAAAAATTGAAGAAGTTGTTATCTTAGGTTATAGTAAAACTGCTACTAAGGCATCTTCTACGGTTTCTTCAGTGACCGTAGGGTCCGAAACAATAGAAAACAGACCTAACATATCTGTTCTTAATTCAATTCAAGGAACAGCTCCTGGTATAGTGGCAAACTCCAATTCAGGATCACCAGGCTCTGGTAAATTCAATATTCTAATCAGGGGAATTAGTTCATTAAATGGATCCACCGATCCATTATATGTTGTTGATGGATTAATCACATCAGCCTCACAATTCAGAAATTTGAATCCTGCCGATATTGATACGTTTACTATTTTGAAAGATGCGCAGGCGACTTCAATTTATGGTAACAGAGCGGCTAGTGGTGTTGTTGTAATAACAACAAAAGGTGGAAAATATAACTCTGCTTTAAAGATTTCTTATGACGCTTTAACTTCTTTTTCAACCTATCCGAAGACAGACTATAATATGTCTAACGGTAAGCAATTATTGACTATTCAGAATCAGTATGGAGGGGGCTTTGGATCTACATTAACTCAGCAACAAATAGACAATTGGACTACTGATACAGATTGGAGTAAGCAGTTTATGAGAACTGGAATTTCTCAACAACATAATCTGGGTTTATCTTTGGGGGAGAAAGCATTAATAATTATACATCGTTAG